One Cellulomonas sp. NS3 genomic region harbors:
- a CDS encoding LacI family DNA-binding transcriptional regulator codes for MHDVAERAGVSIKTVSNVVNGYQYIRPATRARVEQAIEELGYQVNISARNLRQGRTGMIGLAVPELSLPYFAELADSVIQAADARGLTVLIEQTNSVRERELEVLSGQRRHLTDGLIFSPLSLGPEDRASFEVDFPMVLLGERIFGGPADHVTMNNVEAARAATRHLLDLGRRRVAVIGAHEGESVGSAALRVQGYEQALTEAGVPLDPALVGEAGLWHRATGAEAMHRLLDSGTEIDAVFALNDALALGALHALHARRVAVPEQIAVIGFDDIDDAAYSSPTLSTVAPGREQIARTSVDLLIARIADTSRSRPFEQVVADYEIVARESTLGVAGSTPVAPVLGRSVVA; via the coding sequence ATGCACGATGTCGCCGAACGGGCGGGCGTCTCCATCAAGACGGTGTCGAACGTCGTCAACGGGTACCAGTACATCCGCCCGGCGACGCGTGCGCGCGTCGAGCAGGCGATCGAGGAGCTCGGGTACCAGGTCAACATCTCGGCCCGGAACCTGCGCCAGGGCCGCACCGGGATGATCGGCCTCGCGGTCCCCGAGCTGAGCCTGCCGTACTTCGCGGAGCTCGCCGACTCCGTGATCCAGGCGGCCGACGCGCGCGGGCTCACCGTGCTCATCGAGCAGACCAACTCGGTGCGCGAGCGCGAGCTCGAGGTGCTCTCGGGTCAGCGCCGCCACCTGACCGACGGCCTGATCTTCTCGCCGCTGAGCCTGGGCCCGGAGGACCGCGCGTCCTTCGAGGTCGACTTCCCGATGGTGCTGCTGGGCGAGCGCATCTTCGGGGGGCCCGCGGACCACGTGACGATGAACAACGTCGAGGCTGCCCGCGCCGCGACGCGCCACCTCCTGGACCTCGGTCGGCGCCGCGTCGCCGTGATCGGCGCGCACGAGGGCGAGTCGGTCGGCTCGGCGGCGCTGCGCGTCCAGGGGTACGAGCAGGCGCTGACGGAGGCGGGGGTCCCCCTCGACCCGGCACTCGTGGGCGAGGCGGGCCTGTGGCACCGCGCGACGGGCGCCGAGGCCATGCACCGGCTGCTCGACTCCGGGACCGAGATCGACGCGGTCTTCGCGCTCAACGACGCGCTCGCGCTCGGCGCGCTCCACGCGCTGCACGCCCGGCGCGTCGCGGTGCCGGAGCAGATCGCGGTGATCGGTTTCGACGACATCGACGACGCGGCGTACTCGTCGCCGACCCTCTCGACGGTCGCGCCGGGACGCGAGCAGATTGCCCGCACGTCGGTCGACCTGCTCATCGCGCGCATCGCGGACACCTCGCGCTCGCGCCCGTTCGAGCAGGTCGTCGCCGACTACGAGATCGTCGCGCGCGAGTCGACGCTCGGGGTCGCGGGCTCGACGCCGGTGGCGCCGGTGCTCGGGCGGTCGGTCGTCGCCTGA
- the lgt gene encoding prolipoprotein diacylglyceryl transferase produces the protein MRAGIPSPDLTWSSFSVGPLTLHTYALCLLAGIAAAAWLTSRRLTARGGHPDAVLDIVIWAVPFGILGARVYHVLTHWGDYFGAGQDPVRVLFVWEGGIAILGSLLGGAVGAWIGCRRAGIRFWSFADALAPAMLLAQAIGRLGNWFNHELFGRPTTLPWGLQIPATNGAYPDGLPDGTLFHPLFLYELLWNLLGVVVVLVLEKRFRLRWGRAFGLYLVWYGAARVWLEMLRIDPTSVTPLGLPANVWGALVAVALGVAIIVVQGRRHPEPETSVHVPGREPAAPQEADDAQVAADDAPHTRQSTDGSHGPADDARAGAEDAAVRTGDAPTRADEAR, from the coding sequence ATGCGCGCCGGCATCCCCAGCCCCGATCTGACCTGGTCGTCGTTCTCGGTCGGACCCCTCACGCTCCACACCTACGCGCTGTGCCTGCTCGCCGGCATCGCCGCCGCCGCGTGGCTCACCTCGCGCCGGCTCACGGCGCGCGGCGGCCACCCCGACGCGGTGCTCGACATCGTCATCTGGGCGGTCCCCTTCGGCATCCTCGGGGCCCGGGTCTACCACGTGCTCACGCACTGGGGCGACTACTTCGGCGCCGGTCAGGACCCCGTGCGCGTGCTCTTCGTGTGGGAGGGCGGCATCGCGATCCTCGGGTCGCTCCTCGGCGGGGCCGTCGGCGCGTGGATCGGCTGCCGCCGCGCCGGGATCCGGTTCTGGTCGTTCGCCGACGCGCTGGCACCGGCGATGCTGCTCGCGCAGGCGATCGGGCGCCTCGGCAACTGGTTCAACCACGAGCTCTTCGGGCGCCCGACGACGCTGCCGTGGGGCCTGCAGATCCCCGCGACCAACGGCGCGTACCCCGACGGCCTGCCGGACGGCACGCTGTTCCACCCGCTGTTCCTCTACGAGCTCCTCTGGAACCTGCTCGGCGTCGTGGTCGTGCTCGTGCTCGAGAAGCGCTTCCGGCTGCGCTGGGGCCGGGCGTTCGGCCTGTACCTCGTCTGGTACGGGGCCGCACGCGTGTGGCTCGAGATGCTGCGGATCGACCCCACCAGCGTCACGCCGCTCGGCCTGCCCGCCAACGTCTGGGGCGCGCTCGTCGCCGTCGCGCTCGGCGTGGCGATCATCGTCGTGCAGGGCCGTCGCCACCCCGAGCCCGAGACGTCCGTGCACGTCCCGGGCCGCGAGCCCGCCGCCCCGCAGGAGGCCGACGACGCGCAGGTGGCGGCCGACGACGCGCCGCACACCCGGCAGTCGACGGACGGGTCGCACGGCCCTGCCGACGACGCGCGCGCCGGTGCCGAGGACGCGGCGGTGCGGACCGGCGACGCGCCGACCCGGGCGGACGAGGCCCGCTGA
- a CDS encoding YesL family protein, whose amino-acid sequence MTEAAGWAGRVMVFLRVAAHVVAVNLLVVAGALAGIVLAGLFPALASGGRLLARAVAGDPSERLWRDFWSAYRSGFRRHALLGVPFWVVGALLAVDLAVVQVADGPVAGAMLAGLTLVGAWSAVALAHLFPVTRRSDDGLLATWRYVALSPLLSPLTGLAVLVTLAALAVVATQLTVLVPLAGLSLPLLLSGWLVDHRLEALDAADADPAAPRTRTLG is encoded by the coding sequence ATGACCGAGGCGGCGGGCTGGGCCGGACGCGTCATGGTGTTCCTGCGCGTCGCCGCGCACGTCGTGGCCGTGAACCTGCTGGTCGTGGCGGGCGCGCTGGCCGGGATCGTCCTCGCCGGGCTCTTCCCCGCGCTGGCGTCGGGCGGCCGGCTGCTGGCCCGGGCCGTCGCGGGCGACCCTTCCGAGCGCCTCTGGCGCGACTTCTGGTCGGCCTACCGCTCGGGCTTCCGCCGCCACGCGCTGCTCGGCGTCCCGTTCTGGGTCGTCGGTGCGCTGCTCGCCGTCGACCTCGCCGTGGTCCAGGTGGCCGACGGCCCGGTCGCGGGCGCGATGCTCGCCGGCCTCACGCTCGTCGGCGCGTGGTCGGCAGTGGCGCTCGCCCACCTGTTCCCGGTCACCCGCCGGTCCGACGACGGGCTGCTCGCGACCTGGCGCTACGTCGCCCTCTCTCCCCTGCTGTCCCCGCTGACCGGGCTCGCGGTCCTCGTCACGCTCGCGGCGCTCGCGGTCGTCGCCACCCAGCTCACCGTGCTCGTCCCGCTCGCCGGGCTCAGCCTGCCGCTGCTGCTCTCCGGCTGGCTCGTCGACCACCGGCTCGAAGCCCTCGACGCCGCGGACGCCGACCCGGCCGCGCCGCGGACCCGCACGCTCGGCTGA
- a CDS encoding arabinan endo-1,5-alpha-L-arabinosidase, which produces MTTLDPADPSGWGPRHAHDPTAVRDDDGVYYLFSTDAFSGGPPRAGVQVRRSTDLATWEFAGYALEGVPADGAAWSGASGLWAPDVVRVPVAAPDGGGGERATTTTTTEWRMYWSASTFGSRTSAIGLAVASHPLGPWEDRGLVVTSRHETPGPNAIDANAVVDADGDHWLVYGSFFGGIHVLALDARTGLAARPGDVGTCVSRRPTSVEGAVEGAFVVPRPGGGYALLVSYDSLFSTYHVRAAVGEHVTGPFHDVLGHELTDTDTDPALVGTTVLASHRFRGGRTWLAPGHGAVLTDGPDQLYVHHVRDGDDPTQHEVQVRRLVWTHGRWPVVSPQPWAGVREERAPGGGPVVPDRLDALAGRWDVVTFDGATTGVTASRELTVTPADLAHVRDHGGGRITWVRGAESFDGVVLASWDAVRERTAWSVTGLDGRGTASFGTRLPD; this is translated from the coding sequence ATGACGACCCTCGACCCGGCCGACCCGAGCGGCTGGGGACCCCGGCACGCCCACGACCCGACCGCGGTGCGCGACGACGACGGCGTGTACTACCTGTTCTCGACCGACGCGTTCTCCGGCGGCCCGCCCCGTGCGGGCGTGCAGGTGCGCCGCTCGACCGACCTGGCGACGTGGGAGTTCGCCGGCTACGCGCTCGAGGGCGTGCCGGCCGACGGCGCGGCGTGGTCGGGTGCGAGCGGGCTGTGGGCGCCCGACGTGGTGCGGGTGCCGGTCGCGGCGCCCGACGGCGGCGGCGGCGAGCGGGCGACGACGACGACGACGACCGAGTGGCGCATGTACTGGTCGGCGTCGACGTTCGGCTCGCGGACCTCCGCGATCGGGCTCGCCGTCGCGTCGCACCCGCTCGGGCCGTGGGAGGACCGCGGTCTCGTCGTGACGAGCCGGCACGAGACGCCCGGACCCAACGCGATCGACGCGAACGCGGTCGTCGACGCCGACGGGGACCACTGGCTCGTCTACGGGTCGTTCTTCGGCGGCATCCACGTCCTCGCGCTGGACGCCCGGACGGGCCTGGCCGCCCGCCCCGGCGACGTGGGCACGTGCGTCTCGCGCCGGCCGACGAGCGTCGAGGGAGCCGTCGAGGGGGCGTTCGTGGTCCCGCGGCCCGGTGGTGGGTACGCGCTGCTCGTCTCCTACGACTCGCTGTTCTCGACGTACCACGTGCGCGCGGCGGTCGGCGAGCACGTCACGGGCCCCTTCCACGACGTCCTCGGCCACGAGCTGACCGACACCGACACCGACCCGGCGCTCGTCGGGACGACGGTCCTCGCGAGCCACCGGTTCCGCGGCGGGCGCACGTGGCTCGCCCCCGGGCACGGCGCGGTCCTCACCGACGGCCCCGACCAGCTCTACGTGCACCACGTCCGCGACGGCGACGACCCGACGCAGCACGAGGTGCAGGTGCGCCGGCTCGTCTGGACGCACGGGCGCTGGCCGGTCGTCTCGCCGCAGCCGTGGGCCGGCGTCCGCGAGGAGCGGGCACCCGGTGGCGGCCCGGTCGTCCCCGACCGGCTCGACGCGCTCGCCGGCCGCTGGGACGTCGTCACCTTCGACGGTGCGACGACCGGCGTGACCGCGTCGCGCGAGCTCACCGTGACCCCGGCCGACCTCGCGCACGTGCGCGACCACGGCGGAGGCCGGATCACGTGGGTGCGCGGCGCGGAGTCGTTCGACGGCGTCGTGCTCGCGTCGTGGGACGCTGTGCGGGAGCGCACCGCGTGGTCCGTCACGGGGCTCGACGGCCGCGGCACGGCGAGCTTCGGCACCCGGTTGCCGGACTGA
- a CDS encoding carbohydrate ABC transporter permease, whose product MSRRNSMGVAAQNRLVNGLVLAVLVLGAVVMIAPLLWMFTTAIKSKVEVFALPPVLWPDVPQWDTFTRMWSEAPILSGFRNSIIVAGTVTVVGSITSSLAAFALAKLRLPFKNAIFLGLLSGLMIPFPTIMIPQFVMFAKIGWVDTLLPLIVPLLFGNIIMIFFLRQYLESVPDSIVEAAKIDGASYLQIFRVMILPMIRPAIAAQFILWFMAIWNDYLAPILYLNTESRQTLQVVIANLNVEFATQRDYPLIMGASFVALLPILIVFLIFQRQIIESVALTGTKG is encoded by the coding sequence ATGAGCCGCAGAAACTCCATGGGCGTCGCCGCCCAGAACCGCCTCGTCAACGGGCTCGTCCTCGCGGTGCTGGTCCTCGGCGCCGTCGTGATGATCGCGCCGCTGCTGTGGATGTTCACGACCGCGATCAAGAGCAAGGTCGAGGTCTTCGCGCTGCCGCCCGTGCTGTGGCCGGACGTGCCGCAGTGGGACACGTTCACGCGCATGTGGTCCGAGGCCCCGATCCTCTCGGGCTTCCGGAACAGCATCATCGTGGCCGGCACCGTCACGGTCGTCGGGTCGATCACGTCCTCGCTCGCGGCGTTCGCGCTCGCGAAGCTCCGGCTGCCGTTCAAGAACGCGATCTTCCTCGGGCTGCTGTCCGGTCTGATGATCCCGTTCCCGACGATCATGATCCCGCAGTTCGTGATGTTCGCGAAGATCGGCTGGGTGGACACCCTCCTGCCGCTGATCGTCCCGCTGCTGTTCGGGAACATCATCATGATCTTCTTCCTGCGGCAGTACCTGGAGTCCGTCCCGGACTCCATCGTCGAGGCCGCGAAGATCGACGGCGCGAGCTACCTGCAGATCTTCCGCGTGATGATCCTGCCGATGATCCGGCCCGCGATCGCGGCGCAGTTCATCCTCTGGTTCATGGCGATCTGGAACGACTACCTCGCGCCGATCCTGTACCTGAACACCGAGTCGCGGCAGACCCTGCAGGTCGTCATCGCCAACCTCAACGTCGAGTTCGCGACGCAGCGCGACTACCCGCTCATCATGGGCGCGTCGTTCGTGGCCCTGCTGCCGATCCTGATCGTGTTCCTGATCTTCCAGCGGCAGATCATCGAGTCCGTCGCGCTCACCGGCACGAAGGGCTGA
- a CDS encoding carbohydrate ABC transporter permease: MTQTTSISAPPDEPRTAGPGRELTPEQRAKQANRRLHKSEHRWALAFVAAPVLGFLLFTVYPVVFAAYASLTSWNGLGPMTFVGLDNYTRLIGDEYFRTSLWNTFFYMIGIPIGLVLAMLLALALNRKIPGRTALRTIYYVPVISSLAAIAIVWQFAYNGDFGLVNQVLSWFGVQGPDWLANTATVKPALIIMAIWKGLGYSMLLYLAAIQSVPASLLEAAALDGANAFQRFRSITLPMVRPVTFFLIVTNIIAGSQIFTEINIMTPTGGPEFSSASIVYYIVRQAFRYQQMGYATAMSIVLGILVFVITVVQFRLNRRNSFSIE, encoded by the coding sequence ATGACCCAGACCACGAGCATCTCCGCACCGCCCGACGAGCCCCGCACCGCGGGACCCGGCCGGGAGCTGACGCCCGAACAGCGGGCCAAGCAGGCCAACCGGCGCCTGCACAAGAGCGAGCACCGCTGGGCGCTGGCGTTCGTCGCCGCACCCGTCCTCGGGTTCCTGCTCTTCACCGTGTACCCGGTCGTGTTCGCCGCCTACGCGTCGCTCACGAGCTGGAACGGCCTCGGGCCGATGACCTTCGTCGGCCTCGACAACTACACGCGGCTGATCGGCGACGAGTACTTCCGCACGTCGTTGTGGAACACGTTCTTCTACATGATCGGGATCCCGATCGGGCTCGTGCTCGCGATGCTGCTCGCGCTGGCCCTCAACCGGAAGATCCCCGGGCGCACCGCGCTGCGCACCATCTACTACGTCCCCGTGATCTCCTCGCTCGCCGCGATCGCGATCGTGTGGCAGTTCGCCTACAACGGCGACTTCGGCCTCGTGAACCAGGTGCTCTCGTGGTTCGGCGTGCAGGGTCCCGACTGGCTCGCGAACACCGCGACCGTCAAGCCCGCGCTGATCATCATGGCCATCTGGAAGGGCCTCGGGTACTCGATGCTGCTCTACCTGGCGGCCATCCAGTCGGTCCCCGCGTCGCTGCTCGAGGCGGCGGCGCTCGACGGCGCGAACGCGTTCCAGCGGTTCCGCTCGATCACGCTCCCGATGGTGCGGCCCGTGACGTTCTTCCTCATCGTCACGAACATCATCGCCGGGTCGCAGATCTTCACCGAGATCAACATCATGACGCCGACCGGCGGGCCCGAGTTCAGCTCGGCGTCGATCGTCTACTACATCGTCCGGCAGGCGTTCCGGTACCAGCAGATGGGCTACGCCACGGCGATGTCGATCGTGCTCGGGATCCTCGTCTTCGTCATCACCGTCGTCCAGTTCCGCCTGAACCGGCGCAACAGCTTCAGCATCGAGTGA
- a CDS encoding ABC transporter substrate-binding protein, translating into MKKTRLLSLSVCAALAGTLALTACSSGGGGADDGEKKLTFMFRGGPDEKTAYETAIKKFTADTGVEVDMIVTDADQYSTKLQAAVAGNKVPDVFYIEQANLQSYVSSGVLMDITEEVEASGVDLDNMWDYGVDSYRFDGELQGTPDGALYGLPKDVGPFAFGYNKTMLEANGIPLPDPDVPYTLDQFVDVTKQLTKDTDGDGALDQWGTGLNVQWNLQSLVWSNGADWTNEDRTEVTVDTPEFAEALQWFADLTNVHGVTPSASEAATLDTYQRWMAGEIAFFPVGPWDVSVYNELDFDYDLIPWPAGETGESATWIGSLGIGVSNTTKLPDDAVKLVTYLSADAAAQQTLVDAGIQVPNLVDMAEEWAAAPDAEPANRQEFLDIVKDYGRAMPAAYTYGAQWYDELWTNIQPVIDGQQTAADYLAETQPKIQSLLDESNATAEQAAAGR; encoded by the coding sequence ATGAAGAAGACGAGGCTCCTGTCCTTGTCCGTGTGCGCGGCTCTGGCCGGCACGCTCGCCCTCACCGCGTGCAGCAGCGGCGGCGGCGGCGCGGACGACGGCGAGAAGAAGCTCACGTTCATGTTCCGCGGGGGCCCCGACGAGAAGACGGCCTACGAGACGGCGATCAAGAAGTTCACCGCGGACACCGGCGTCGAGGTCGACATGATCGTGACCGACGCGGACCAGTACTCCACCAAGCTCCAGGCCGCGGTCGCCGGCAACAAGGTGCCCGACGTCTTCTACATCGAGCAGGCCAACCTGCAGTCGTACGTCTCCTCCGGCGTCCTCATGGACATCACCGAGGAGGTCGAGGCCAGCGGCGTCGACCTCGACAACATGTGGGACTACGGCGTCGACTCCTACCGCTTCGACGGCGAGCTCCAGGGCACGCCCGACGGCGCGCTCTACGGCCTGCCCAAGGACGTCGGCCCGTTCGCGTTCGGCTACAACAAGACGATGCTCGAGGCGAACGGCATCCCCCTGCCCGACCCCGACGTGCCCTACACGCTCGACCAGTTCGTCGACGTCACCAAGCAGCTGACCAAGGACACCGACGGCGACGGCGCCCTCGACCAGTGGGGCACCGGCCTCAACGTCCAGTGGAACCTGCAGTCGCTCGTGTGGAGCAACGGCGCGGACTGGACGAACGAGGACCGCACCGAGGTCACCGTCGACACCCCTGAGTTCGCCGAGGCCCTCCAGTGGTTCGCCGACCTCACCAACGTGCACGGCGTCACGCCGTCGGCCTCCGAGGCCGCGACGCTCGACACCTACCAGCGGTGGATGGCCGGCGAGATCGCCTTCTTCCCCGTCGGCCCGTGGGACGTCAGCGTCTACAACGAGCTCGACTTCGACTACGACCTCATCCCCTGGCCCGCCGGCGAGACCGGTGAGTCCGCCACGTGGATCGGTTCGCTCGGCATCGGCGTGTCCAACACGACGAAGCTGCCCGACGACGCCGTCAAGCTCGTGACCTATCTCTCGGCCGACGCCGCTGCTCAGCAGACGCTCGTCGACGCCGGGATCCAGGTCCCGAACCTCGTCGACATGGCGGAGGAGTGGGCCGCGGCGCCCGACGCCGAGCCCGCCAACCGCCAGGAGTTCCTGGACATCGTGAAGGACTACGGGCGCGCGATGCCCGCGGCCTACACGTACGGCGCGCAGTGGTACGACGAGCTGTGGACGAACATCCAGCCCGTGATCGACGGCCAGCAGACGGCCGCCGACTACCTCGCCGAGACGCAGCCCAAGATCCAGTCGCTGCTCGACGAGTCGAACGCGACCGCCGAGCAGGCCGCCGCCGGCCGCTGA
- a CDS encoding glycoside hydrolase family 27 protein codes for MALLAPTPPMGWNSWDCYGTTVTEDEVLANARFLAEHLLPTGWDTVVVDIAWYDPTARAHGYNAGAPLALDAHGRQLPAENRFPSAAGGHGFRPLADAVHALDLRFGVHVMRGIPRLAVERDLPVHGTTWTARDAADTTSTCAWNPDNYGLDHDHPAAQAYLDGQVAQLADWGVDLVKVDDMLAPYHSRAIEAWATAIERSGRDIVLSLSPGTHLSIAHLDHLRGRAQMWRVSDDLWDRWEDVHAQLTRLARWAPHQRPGAWADADMLPLGRIGIRAERGEDRQSRLTLDEQRALLTLWVMARSPLMMGGDLPTSDPATVALLANPAVGHVLRTGQDGRELLREDLGDGELVVWSAHAPTTRTRYVAVFWTGDAARRHTLPLTSVVGHPSAPTTWTVRDLWDLGDREDPHPTCAADGDLDLDLPPHGVRWLALDAA; via the coding sequence ATGGCGCTGCTGGCGCCCACCCCACCCATGGGCTGGAACAGCTGGGACTGCTACGGGACCACGGTCACCGAGGACGAGGTGCTCGCCAACGCGCGCTTCCTCGCCGAGCACCTGCTGCCGACCGGCTGGGACACGGTGGTCGTCGACATCGCCTGGTACGACCCGACCGCGCGCGCGCACGGGTACAACGCCGGGGCGCCGCTCGCGCTCGACGCGCACGGGCGCCAGCTCCCCGCCGAGAACCGCTTCCCGTCCGCCGCCGGCGGGCACGGGTTCCGGCCGCTCGCCGACGCCGTGCACGCGCTCGACCTCCGCTTCGGCGTGCACGTCATGCGGGGCATCCCGCGCCTCGCCGTCGAGCGCGACCTGCCCGTGCACGGCACCACGTGGACCGCGCGGGACGCCGCCGACACGACCTCGACGTGCGCGTGGAACCCCGACAACTACGGGCTCGACCACGACCACCCGGCGGCGCAGGCCTACCTCGACGGGCAGGTCGCGCAGCTCGCCGACTGGGGCGTCGACCTCGTCAAGGTCGACGACATGCTCGCGCCCTACCACTCCCGGGCGATCGAGGCCTGGGCGACGGCGATCGAGCGGAGCGGGCGCGACATCGTCCTGTCCCTCTCGCCCGGCACGCACCTGTCCATCGCGCACCTCGACCACCTGCGCGGCCGCGCACAGATGTGGCGGGTCTCCGACGACCTGTGGGACCGCTGGGAGGACGTGCACGCCCAGCTCACGCGTCTCGCCCGGTGGGCCCCGCACCAGCGCCCCGGCGCGTGGGCCGACGCCGACATGCTGCCCCTCGGGCGCATCGGCATCCGCGCCGAGCGCGGCGAGGACCGCCAGAGCCGGCTCACGCTCGACGAGCAGCGCGCGCTCCTGACCCTCTGGGTCATGGCGCGCTCGCCGCTCATGATGGGCGGCGACCTGCCGACGAGCGACCCCGCGACGGTCGCGCTGCTCGCGAACCCCGCCGTCGGGCACGTGCTGCGCACGGGGCAGGACGGCCGCGAGCTCCTGCGCGAGGACCTCGGCGACGGCGAGCTCGTCGTGTGGTCCGCGCACGCCCCGACGACCCGCACACGCTACGTCGCGGTGTTCTGGACCGGGGACGCCGCGCGGCGGCACACCCTGCCGCTGACCTCCGTCGTCGGGCACCCGTCCGCTCCCACGACGTGGACGGTGCGCGACCTGTGGGACCTCGGCGACCGCGAGGACCCGCACCCGACCTGCGCCGCCGACGGCGACCTGGACCTCGACCTGCCCCCGCACGGTGTGCGCTGGCTCGCGCTCGACGCGGCCTGA
- a CDS encoding alpha-N-arabinofuranosidase gives MLPVSLTVDPAFRVGPVRRRTFGSFVEHLGRCVYTGIHDPEHPTADEDGFRGDVIELTRELGISTVRYPGGNFVSGYRWEDGIGPRDQRPTRLDVAWHSSDPNLVGVDEFMRWTTKSGTEAMMAVNLGTRGIQEAMDLLEYCNVPGGTRLSDLRRANGAADPYRVKMWCLGNEMDGPWQLGQMSAYEYGRLAARTAAGMRMIDPGIELVACGSSGVVMPTFGEWERIVLQEAYEQVDYISAHAYYWEEDGDLGSFLASAVDMDHFVESVTATADSVRAHKKVAKRVHISFDEWNVWYQDRAESRPPTGDDWPVAPVLLEDRYNVADAVVVGNLLISLLRHTDRVHAASLAQLVNAIAPIMTEPGGRSWRQTIFHPFAQASAFASGEVLRVAIEAPTYETAKFGDVPVADAVATWDAETGALALFAVNRSTTDTVELTVDVRSLPGLSRVVDATSLSNPDHTWQATADDATSVLPRSNPSVKLDSGTLTVEVPPVSWNTVRLGI, from the coding sequence ATGCTGCCCGTCTCGCTGACCGTCGACCCCGCCTTCCGGGTCGGCCCCGTCCGGCGCCGGACCTTCGGGTCCTTCGTCGAGCACCTGGGCCGGTGCGTCTACACCGGCATCCACGACCCCGAGCACCCGACCGCCGACGAGGACGGGTTCCGCGGCGACGTCATCGAGCTCACGCGCGAGCTCGGCATCTCGACGGTGCGCTATCCCGGCGGCAACTTCGTGTCCGGGTACCGCTGGGAGGACGGCATCGGCCCGCGCGACCAGCGCCCGACGCGCCTCGACGTCGCCTGGCACTCCTCGGACCCGAACCTCGTGGGCGTCGACGAGTTCATGCGCTGGACCACGAAGTCCGGCACCGAGGCGATGATGGCCGTCAACCTCGGCACGCGCGGGATCCAGGAGGCCATGGACCTGCTCGAGTACTGCAACGTCCCCGGCGGCACGCGCCTGTCGGACCTGCGGCGGGCCAACGGCGCAGCCGACCCGTACCGCGTGAAGATGTGGTGCCTCGGCAACGAGATGGACGGGCCGTGGCAGCTCGGGCAGATGTCCGCGTACGAGTACGGGCGGCTCGCGGCGCGCACCGCGGCGGGCATGCGGATGATCGACCCGGGCATCGAGCTCGTCGCGTGCGGCTCGTCGGGCGTCGTCATGCCGACGTTCGGCGAGTGGGAGCGCATCGTCCTGCAGGAGGCGTACGAGCAGGTCGACTACATCTCGGCCCACGCGTACTACTGGGAGGAGGACGGCGACCTCGGGTCGTTCCTCGCGAGCGCGGTCGACATGGACCACTTCGTGGAGTCCGTGACCGCGACCGCCGACTCGGTGCGTGCGCACAAGAAGGTCGCCAAGCGTGTGCACATCTCGTTCGACGAGTGGAACGTCTGGTACCAGGACCGCGCGGAGTCCCGCCCGCCCACCGGCGACGACTGGCCCGTCGCCCCCGTGCTGCTCGAGGACCGGTACAACGTCGCCGACGCCGTCGTGGTCGGCAACCTGCTCATCTCGCTGCTGCGGCACACCGACCGGGTGCACGCCGCGAGCCTCGCGCAGCTCGTCAACGCGATCGCGCCGATCATGACCGAGCCCGGCGGCCGGTCCTGGCGACAGACGATCTTCCACCCGTTCGCCCAGGCGTCGGCGTTCGCGTCGGGCGAGGTGCTCCGGGTCGCGATCGAGGCCCCGACCTACGAGACCGCGAAGTTCGGCGACGTGCCCGTGGCCGACGCCGTCGCCACGTGGGACGCCGAGACCGGCGCGCTCGCGCTGTTCGCGGTCAACCGCTCGACGACCGACACCGTCGAGCTCACGGTCGACGTGCGCTCGCTGCCCGGGCTGAGCAGGGTCGTGGACGCGACGTCGCTGTCGAACCCCGACCACACGTGGCAGGCCACGGCCGACGACGCGACGAGCGTCCTGCCGCGCAGCAACCCGAGCGTCAAGCTCGACTCCGGCACGCTGACCGTCGAGGTGCCGCCGGTGTCGTGGAACACCGTCCGGCTGGGGATCTGA